One genomic window of Acidovorax radicis includes the following:
- a CDS encoding glutamate racemase, which translates to MTSAQQHRPIGVFDSGVGGLSVLRALLAALPHERFVYLADSANAPYGERGDAYVSARTHAITQYLCEQHHIKALVVACNTATAAAIHEVRKSHPELPLVGLEPAIKTALTATKTGHVGVIGTRGTLTSAKFGKLMASLADQAHFVLQPCDGLAHAVERSVALPMARDGAAPDAITATETGALCQRYIRAMGDFGTAPGQMDTLVLGCTHYVFVEHELRALVGPNVQFIETGAPVARQTRRLLEAGNLLNAGPPEENGSAAQGIETLPDPTRMPEPTPPAHPNVRLLTTGPVELLQAGARRWLDLPAHCCAMVSVP; encoded by the coding sequence GTGACCTCGGCGCAGCAGCATCGACCCATCGGTGTGTTTGACAGCGGCGTGGGGGGCTTGAGCGTATTGCGCGCACTCCTGGCCGCACTGCCCCATGAACGCTTTGTGTATCTCGCCGACAGTGCCAACGCGCCCTATGGCGAGCGCGGTGACGCCTATGTGAGCGCGCGAACCCATGCCATCACGCAGTACCTGTGTGAACAGCACCATATCAAAGCGCTGGTGGTGGCCTGCAACACTGCCACTGCAGCGGCCATTCATGAGGTGCGCAAGAGCCATCCCGAACTGCCGCTGGTGGGCTTGGAGCCGGCCATCAAAACGGCCCTCACAGCCACCAAAACAGGGCACGTGGGGGTTATCGGCACCCGGGGCACGCTGACCAGCGCCAAGTTCGGCAAGCTGATGGCCTCTCTGGCCGATCAAGCCCATTTTGTCCTGCAACCCTGCGACGGCCTGGCCCATGCCGTCGAGCGCAGTGTCGCGCTGCCCATGGCACGCGATGGCGCTGCGCCGGATGCGATCACCGCCACCGAGACCGGCGCCTTGTGCCAGCGCTACATCCGCGCCATGGGGGATTTCGGCACCGCCCCCGGGCAGATGGATACGCTGGTGCTCGGATGCACCCATTACGTCTTTGTGGAGCATGAACTGCGGGCGCTGGTCGGGCCCAACGTGCAATTCATCGAAACCGGGGCGCCGGTCGCGCGCCAAACACGGCGATTGCTGGAGGCTGGAAACTTGCTCAATGCGGGTCCGCCGGAAGAAAACGGATCAGCGGCGCAGGGGATAGAAACATTGCCGGACCCAACGCGCATGCCCGAACCCACGCCACCAGCTCACCCCAACGTTCGCCTGTTGACCACTGGCCCGGTTGAACTGCTGCAGGCCGGGGCGCGCCGCTGGCTCGACCTGCCCGCACACTGCTGCGCGATGGTTTCTGTGCCCTGA
- a CDS encoding Mor transcription activator family protein codes for MLNPESRMAERRNELFEDLVAFVEKRLEEYGLAETAANVMANALADHIADHWGGQLINIPKDQRRKLSLMEVEIYRHFNGDNYGELALKYGMGERGMRKLISRVKARLARQTRDDQMQLMV; via the coding sequence ATGCTGAACCCAGAATCCAGAATGGCAGAGCGGCGTAACGAGCTATTCGAGGACCTCGTGGCCTTCGTTGAGAAACGCCTTGAGGAATATGGCTTGGCGGAAACAGCAGCCAATGTCATGGCCAATGCGCTTGCTGATCACATCGCCGACCACTGGGGTGGTCAACTGATCAACATCCCCAAGGACCAGCGCCGTAAGCTGTCCCTGATGGAGGTCGAGATCTATCGCCATTTCAACGGCGACAACTACGGCGAGCTGGCGCTAAAGTACGGCATGGGTGAACGCGGCATGCGCAAGCTCATCAGCCGGGTAAAGGCTCGCCTCGCAAGACAGACTCGCGACGACCAGATGCAGCTGATGGTCTAG
- a CDS encoding HU family DNA-binding protein: MNKSELIERMADQAGISKTAAGAALEAATEAIKGTLKKGGSVTLVGFGSFTVTKRSARTGRNPRTGDPVKIKASKAPKFTPGKAFKEALN, translated from the coding sequence ATGAACAAGTCTGAATTGATCGAACGCATGGCCGACCAGGCCGGTATCTCCAAGACCGCAGCAGGTGCCGCCCTGGAAGCTGCAACCGAGGCCATCAAGGGAACGCTGAAGAAGGGCGGCTCTGTCACGTTGGTGGGCTTTGGCTCGTTCACGGTGACGAAGCGCTCGGCACGCACTGGCCGCAATCCGCGCACTGGCGACCCCGTCAAGATCAAAGCGAGCAAGGCACCCAAGTTCACGCCTGGCAAGGCGTTCAAGGAAGCGCTGAACTGA
- the fumC gene encoding class II fumarate hydratase, which yields MTTRTERDTFGPIDVPADKLWGAQTQRSLQNFDISGEQQPREIIKALAQVKRASAVVNHALGLQDAKKTNAIVAAADEVIAGQHPAEFPLVVWQTGSGTQTNMNVNEVLANRASELLGGERGEGRLVHPNDDVNRSQSSNDVFPTAMHVAAVQALTHRLLPAIAKLRATLAQKAQDFDGIVKIGRTHLQDATPLTLGQEFSGYVAQLDHGERHVRAALPHLCELALGGTAVGTGLNAPKGYAERAAAELARLTGLPFVTAPNKFEALASVDGLVFAHGALKTLAASMMKIANDVRWLASGPRSGIGELSIPENEPGSSIMPGKVNPTQSEAVTMLAAQVFGNDVAINFGGASGNFELNVFRPMVAHNFLQSVRLLADGMVSFNDHCAVGIVPNRERISELVDRSLMLVTALNTHIGYDKAAFIAKKAHKEGTSLREAAVASGHVTGEQFDQWVVPADMVGR from the coding sequence ATGACTACCCGTACCGAGCGTGACACCTTTGGCCCTATCGACGTGCCTGCCGACAAGCTCTGGGGCGCGCAGACCCAGCGTTCGCTGCAGAACTTTGATATCTCGGGCGAGCAGCAGCCACGCGAGATCATCAAGGCGCTGGCCCAGGTCAAGCGGGCGTCGGCGGTGGTCAATCACGCGCTGGGCCTGCAGGACGCGAAGAAAACAAACGCCATCGTGGCGGCAGCCGATGAAGTGATCGCCGGTCAACACCCCGCAGAATTCCCGCTGGTGGTCTGGCAAACCGGCTCGGGCACGCAGACCAACATGAATGTGAACGAAGTGCTGGCCAACCGTGCCAGTGAACTGCTGGGCGGCGAGCGTGGCGAAGGCCGGCTGGTGCATCCCAATGACGATGTGAACCGCAGCCAGTCGAGCAACGACGTGTTCCCCACCGCCATGCACGTGGCGGCCGTGCAAGCGCTCACGCACCGCCTGCTGCCGGCCATCGCCAAGCTGCGCGCCACGCTGGCCCAGAAGGCCCAGGACTTCGACGGCATCGTCAAGATCGGCCGCACCCATTTGCAGGACGCCACCCCGCTGACGCTGGGCCAGGAGTTCTCGGGCTACGTGGCCCAGCTCGACCACGGCGAGCGCCACGTGCGCGCCGCGTTGCCGCACCTTTGCGAGCTGGCTCTGGGCGGCACCGCCGTGGGCACGGGCTTGAACGCGCCCAAGGGCTACGCAGAGCGGGCCGCCGCCGAGCTGGCGCGCTTGACCGGGCTGCCCTTTGTCACCGCGCCCAACAAGTTCGAGGCCCTGGCCTCGGTCGATGGCCTGGTGTTTGCGCACGGCGCGCTCAAAACGCTGGCAGCCAGCATGATGAAAATCGCCAACGATGTGCGCTGGCTGGCCAGTGGCCCGCGCAGTGGCATTGGTGAACTGAGCATCCCCGAGAACGAGCCGGGCTCATCCATCATGCCGGGCAAGGTCAACCCCACGCAAAGCGAGGCGGTGACCATGCTGGCCGCGCAGGTGTTCGGCAACGATGTCGCCATCAACTTCGGTGGTGCCTCGGGCAATTTTGAGCTCAACGTGTTTCGCCCCATGGTGGCCCACAACTTCCTGCAGAGCGTGCGGCTGCTGGCCGACGGCATGGTCAGCTTCAACGACCACTGCGCAGTAGGCATAGTGCCCAACCGCGAGCGCATCAGCGAGCTGGTGGACCGCTCGCTGATGCTGGTGACCGCGCTCAACACGCACATCGGCTACGACAAGGCGGCGTTCATCGCCAAGAAGGCGCACAAGGAAGGCACCAGCCTGCGCGAAGCCGCCGTGGCGTCAGGCCACGTCACCGGCGAGCAATTTGACCAGTGGGTGGTGCCCGCCGATATGGTGGGGCGGTGA
- a CDS encoding putative bifunctional diguanylate cyclase/phosphodiesterase — protein MTQFMTSSYQLLVVAASFAIAMLASYVTLDLARRVRTAQGRVGRAWWMAGSVVMGTGVWSMHFLGMQAFQLPIAIGFAGGMTLLSWLAAVGASAMALGLASRESLGRTQLAIGALVMGAGISGMHYIGMAAMQMSPGIVWSPALVALSVVIAVLASATALTIFQLLRRVKPGQRLVYQLTASFLMAVAICGMHYTGMAAAEFAVGSVCLSAGELGGPGLTALVILATGMLLVSTLFTAILDARLQSTAERLTKSLKESNLRLQAANDELQQRAFTDPLTGLPNRLLFEDRLIHAVLRLDRTNHLHVVDRLAVLFVDLDGFKPINDSFGHAAGDEILRSAARRLQTEARESDTVARVGGDEFLILLEDVTSVAACVAVANRVLAALAKPFDIAGKNVQIACSIGIVVHPDHGDRTKLVANADAAMYAAKRAGGSCYALFEPHMGSDASEQLELQNDLRQALDRGELSLHYQPKIDGTRGQISGVEALLRWNHLQHGMVSPMIFIALAERFGLIVRLGNWVINEACRQTAEWARSGLRMRVAINLSVHQLRESGLAERIEQALTLHGVDASQLLCEITESVAMEDIKATQHTLEGLARIGVFLSIDDFGTGYSSLNYLRQLPAQQLKIDRSFVNDLETSEDARAVVAAVIGLAHALSLRVVAEGVETAGQRDILLAMRCDELQGFFFARPMPADTLLAWTQGDKPAGSADFTPSVFGSFPD, from the coding sequence ATGACCCAGTTCATGACCTCCAGCTACCAGCTTTTGGTGGTGGCTGCATCGTTTGCCATTGCCATGTTGGCCTCTTATGTGACGCTGGACCTGGCGCGCCGCGTGCGCACGGCCCAAGGGCGCGTGGGGCGGGCCTGGTGGATGGCCGGCTCTGTCGTGATGGGCACGGGCGTCTGGTCGATGCATTTTCTGGGCATGCAGGCGTTCCAGTTGCCCATTGCGATCGGGTTTGCGGGCGGGATGACGCTGTTGTCGTGGCTGGCGGCAGTGGGCGCGTCCGCCATGGCGCTCGGTCTGGCGAGCCGCGAAAGTCTTGGCCGCACGCAGCTGGCCATTGGCGCCCTCGTGATGGGTGCAGGCATCAGCGGCATGCACTACATCGGCATGGCAGCGATGCAGATGTCGCCCGGTATCGTCTGGAGCCCTGCGTTGGTGGCGCTGTCGGTCGTGATTGCGGTGTTGGCCTCGGCCACGGCCCTGACGATTTTCCAACTGCTGCGCCGCGTGAAACCGGGGCAGCGCTTGGTGTATCAACTGACAGCATCGTTTTTGATGGCGGTGGCCATCTGTGGCATGCACTACACCGGCATGGCCGCCGCCGAGTTTGCCGTGGGCTCGGTGTGCCTGAGTGCCGGGGAGCTGGGCGGCCCCGGGCTGACTGCACTGGTGATTTTGGCCACCGGCATGCTGCTGGTGAGCACGCTGTTCACCGCCATCCTCGACGCCCGGCTGCAAAGCACTGCCGAGCGCCTCACGAAGTCGCTCAAGGAAAGCAACCTGCGGCTGCAGGCCGCCAATGACGAGCTGCAGCAGCGCGCGTTCACCGACCCGCTCACGGGCCTACCCAATCGGCTGCTGTTCGAAGACCGGCTCATCCATGCCGTGTTGCGCCTGGACCGCACCAATCACCTGCATGTCGTGGACCGGCTGGCCGTGTTGTTTGTCGACCTGGACGGTTTCAAACCCATCAACGACTCGTTTGGCCACGCGGCGGGCGATGAAATTCTGCGCAGCGCCGCACGCCGCCTGCAGACCGAGGCGCGGGAGTCCGACACCGTGGCGCGGGTGGGCGGCGACGAGTTTCTGATCCTGCTGGAGGATGTGACGAGTGTGGCGGCCTGCGTCGCCGTCGCCAACCGGGTCCTGGCCGCCTTGGCCAAGCCGTTTGACATAGCGGGCAAGAACGTTCAGATCGCCTGCTCCATCGGCATTGTTGTGCACCCGGACCACGGTGACCGCACCAAGCTCGTGGCCAACGCCGATGCCGCCATGTACGCCGCCAAACGCGCAGGCGGCAGCTGTTATGCGCTGTTCGAGCCGCACATGGGTTCTGACGCCTCGGAGCAGCTGGAGCTGCAAAATGACCTGCGCCAGGCGCTGGACCGGGGCGAACTGTCGCTTCATTACCAACCCAAAATCGACGGCACGCGCGGCCAGATCAGCGGTGTCGAGGCGCTGCTGCGCTGGAACCACCTCCAGCATGGCATGGTGAGCCCGATGATTTTCATTGCCCTGGCCGAGCGTTTCGGGCTGATCGTGCGCCTGGGCAACTGGGTCATCAACGAGGCCTGCCGCCAAACCGCCGAATGGGCACGCAGCGGTTTGCGCATGCGTGTGGCAATCAACTTGTCGGTGCACCAGCTGCGCGAAAGCGGGTTGGCCGAGCGCATTGAGCAGGCGCTGACGCTGCACGGCGTCGACGCCTCACAGTTGTTGTGCGAGATCACCGAGTCGGTCGCGATGGAAGACATCAAGGCCACCCAGCACACGCTGGAAGGGCTGGCCCGGATTGGTGTGTTTTTGTCCATCGACGACTTTGGCACCGGCTATTCGAGCCTGAATTACCTGCGCCAATTGCCCGCCCAGCAGCTCAAGATCGACCGCAGTTTTGTCAACGATCTGGAAACCAGCGAAGACGCCCGCGCCGTGGTGGCCGCCGTGATCGGGCTGGCCCATGCGCTGAGCCTGCGCGTGGTGGCCGAAGGGGTGGAAACGGCAGGCCAGCGCGACATTCTGCTGGCGATGCGGTGTGATGAATTGCAGGGCTTTTTCTTCGCGCGGCCCATGCCCGCCGACACGCTGCTGGCGTGGACCCAGGGCGACAAACCTGCAGGCAGCGCTGACTTCACGCCCTCGGTGTTTGGCAGTTTTCCGGACTGA
- a CDS encoding fumarate hydratase, producing MTTSIRQDDLIESVAAALQYISYYHPADYIAHLARAYEREQSPAAKDAIAQILTNSKMSATGHRPICQDTGIVNVFLKVGMGVRWEGFTGSLDDAINEGVRRGYNHPDNTLRASVVADPQFDRKNTKDNTPAVIFTEIVPGNTVDITVAAKGGGSENKSKMYMLNPGDNVVDWVLKTVPTMGAGWCPPGMLGIGIGGTAEKAVLMAKESLMDDLDMYELQAKAEAAKSGGPALDKVEALRLELFEKVNALGIGAQGLGGLTTVLDVKIKMYPTHAASKPIAMIPNCAATRHAHFVMDGSGPVYLTPPSLDLWPNVNWAPDYNKSKKVNLDTLTKEEVASWKPGDTLLLNGKMLTGRDAAHKRIQDMLAKGEKLPVDFTNRIIYYVGPVDPVKGEAVGPAGPTTATRMDGFTEMMLAQTGLIAMVGKAERGPVAIEAIKKHQSAYLMAVGGAAYLVSKAIKTAKVVGFADLGMEAIYEFDVVDMPVTVAVDAGGTSAHITGPAEWQKRIATGEFKGIGVAAAA from the coding sequence ATGACCACCTCCATCCGCCAGGACGACCTCATCGAATCCGTAGCCGCTGCGCTGCAATACATCAGCTACTACCATCCCGCCGACTACATCGCCCATCTGGCGCGTGCTTACGAGCGCGAGCAAAGCCCGGCCGCCAAGGATGCGATTGCGCAGATCCTGACCAACAGCAAGATGAGCGCCACCGGCCATCGCCCCATCTGCCAGGACACCGGCATCGTCAACGTGTTTTTGAAAGTGGGCATGGGCGTGCGCTGGGAAGGCTTCACCGGCAGCCTGGACGACGCCATCAACGAAGGCGTGCGCCGTGGCTACAACCACCCCGACAACACCTTGCGCGCCAGCGTGGTGGCCGACCCACAGTTCGACCGCAAGAACACCAAGGACAACACGCCCGCCGTGATCTTCACCGAGATCGTGCCCGGCAACACGGTGGACATCACCGTGGCAGCCAAGGGCGGCGGCTCGGAAAACAAGTCCAAGATGTACATGCTCAACCCCGGCGACAACGTGGTGGACTGGGTGCTCAAGACCGTGCCCACCATGGGCGCTGGCTGGTGCCCGCCCGGCATGCTGGGCATCGGCATTGGCGGCACGGCCGAGAAGGCGGTGCTCATGGCCAAGGAAAGCCTGATGGACGATCTGGACATGTATGAGCTGCAGGCCAAGGCCGAAGCCGCCAAGAGCGGCGGCCCGGCCCTCGATAAAGTCGAAGCGCTGCGTCTGGAGCTGTTTGAAAAGGTCAACGCCCTGGGCATCGGCGCACAGGGCCTGGGCGGCCTGACCACGGTGCTCGACGTCAAGATCAAGATGTACCCCACGCACGCGGCCAGCAAGCCGATTGCGATGATCCCCAACTGCGCCGCCACGCGCCACGCGCACTTCGTGATGGACGGCTCGGGCCCCGTGTACCTCACGCCCCCCAGCCTGGACCTGTGGCCCAACGTGAACTGGGCACCCGATTACAACAAGAGCAAGAAGGTCAACCTGGACACGCTGACCAAGGAAGAAGTGGCCAGCTGGAAGCCCGGCGACACGCTGCTGCTCAACGGCAAGATGCTGACCGGCCGCGATGCCGCACACAAGCGCATCCAGGACATGCTGGCCAAGGGCGAGAAGCTGCCCGTGGACTTCACCAACCGCATCATTTACTACGTGGGCCCTGTGGACCCGGTGAAGGGCGAAGCCGTGGGGCCCGCAGGCCCGACCACCGCCACGCGCATGGACGGATTCACCGAGATGATGCTGGCCCAGACCGGCCTGATCGCCATGGTGGGCAAGGCCGAGCGCGGCCCGGTCGCCATCGAGGCCATCAAGAAGCACCAGAGCGCTTACCTCATGGCCGTGGGCGGCGCCGCCTACCTCGTCAGCAAAGCGATCAAGACCGCCAAGGTCGTGGGCTTTGCCGACCTGGGCATGGAAGCCATCTACGAGTTCGACGTGGTGGACATGCCCGTGACCGTGGCAGTGGACGCCGGTGGCACCAGCGCCCACATCACGGGCCCTGCCGAATGGCAAAAGCGCATCGCCACCGGTGAATTCAAGGGCATTGGCGTGGCGGCGGCCGCCTGA
- a CDS encoding gp16 family protein — MTTANAPANNRRATLIKLIHVAKRELGQKHGLDEPTYRSILLSIGKSASLTTMGVPGMVDVLEHLKTKGFQVRPKTGDRTQTINRDTSKVRALWLFLHALGVVNDPSERALAAYVKRIAKVDDLRWVRSSVTDTLIETLKKWAMRFLPAAVAALRQELMEARRAAPLSERQIELAQRAELYLIEGEGFDKHWWAWECFMDALGRPIHPNLAVLKAKEAAC; from the coding sequence ATGACCACTGCCAACGCCCCCGCCAACAACCGCCGCGCCACGCTGATCAAGCTGATCCACGTGGCAAAGCGCGAACTCGGCCAGAAGCATGGCCTGGATGAGCCGACATATCGGTCCATCCTGCTGTCCATTGGAAAGTCCGCATCTCTCACGACGATGGGTGTTCCAGGCATGGTGGATGTTTTGGAACACCTCAAGACCAAGGGCTTCCAGGTGCGTCCAAAGACCGGAGACCGTACGCAAACCATCAACCGCGATACCAGCAAGGTGCGGGCTTTGTGGCTGTTCTTGCATGCGCTTGGTGTGGTGAACGATCCCTCGGAGCGTGCCCTCGCTGCATATGTGAAGCGGATCGCCAAGGTCGATGACCTTCGCTGGGTGCGTAGCAGTGTCACTGACACCTTGATCGAGACCCTCAAGAAGTGGGCCATGCGGTTCCTGCCCGCCGCCGTGGCGGCGCTGCGCCAAGAGCTGATGGAGGCCCGCCGAGCTGCGCCCTTGTCAGAACGGCAGATCGAGCTCGCCCAGCGTGCGGAACTGTATTTGATCGAGGGCGAGGGCTTCGACAAGCACTGGTGGGCTTGGGAATGCTTCATGGACGCGCTAGGACGCCCAATCCATCCCAATTTGGCTGTTCTCAAAGCCAAGGAGGCCGCATGCTGA
- a CDS encoding response regulator — MSHRILVIEDEPDIATIVVDYLRHAGYTVEHQATGTAGLASMLTTPPDLTLLDIMLPGIDGLEILRQARRHTQHPIIMLTARVEEVDRLIGLELGADDYICKPFSPREVVARAKAVLRRTAAADQDPAASTKVNALTLHESQWQATLHGTPLGLTRREFRLLQVLARQRGRIFSRAQLLDQAYDDTLDVNERAIDSHIKNLRKKLKAASGDGSDWIRSVYGVGFALDPAAAD, encoded by the coding sequence ATGAGCCACCGCATTCTTGTCATCGAAGACGAACCCGACATCGCCACCATCGTGGTGGACTACCTGCGCCACGCAGGCTACACCGTCGAGCACCAGGCCACCGGCACCGCAGGGCTGGCGAGCATGCTCACCACGCCGCCCGACCTCACGCTGCTGGACATCATGCTGCCCGGCATAGATGGGCTGGAGATCCTGCGCCAGGCGCGGCGCCACACGCAGCACCCCATCATCATGCTGACCGCCCGCGTCGAAGAGGTGGACCGCCTCATCGGCCTGGAGCTGGGCGCAGACGACTACATCTGCAAACCCTTCTCACCCCGCGAGGTGGTGGCCCGCGCCAAGGCCGTGCTGCGCCGCACGGCGGCGGCCGACCAGGACCCGGCGGCCAGCACCAAGGTCAACGCGCTGACGCTGCACGAATCGCAGTGGCAGGCCACACTGCATGGAACCCCCTTAGGCCTCACGCGGCGCGAATTCCGCCTGCTGCAAGTGCTGGCCCGCCAGCGGGGCCGCATCTTCTCGCGTGCGCAGCTGCTCGACCAGGCCTACGACGACACGCTGGACGTGAACGAACGCGCCATCGACAGCCACATCAAGAACCTGCGCAAGAAGCTCAAGGCCGCCAGCGGCGATGGCAGCGACTGGATTCGCTCGGTGTACGGCGTGGGCTTTGCGCTCGACCCGGCGGCGGCGGACTGA
- a CDS encoding ATP-binding protein — MPNRPSLPRWPRLPRLTLHSKAFIALAALLVAMLLIFAGFSRLGLQRGLGPYVAEIELARMDWLAERLQAHYLQAGGWNSLRNQPLLWGRLSHPAPFLRRPDVPRNTAEAAASDNEGRGRSTPPPSALPSPYEADMGLPPGGWPLPDAPPPPGLPDMRAFDNDGPLRPPRHADGLYPRLGLLDAQERLVVGTAPQPGGARLVLRGHDGQTIGHLLLAPPQGVHSEADRAFLAQHLGFMVWTGLAGLALALLLSGWLARRWLAPVEALANGARGIAQGHLHTRVAVQGHDEMAELARIFNTMAEQLGSVEASRRQWLGDVAHELRTPLAAMRAEIEAVQDGIRAFDDKTALRLHRQVMRLIQLVGDLRASLDAAGNSAPSARVPVHPLSLLTEALASMRPRLEQAGISVDTAGLDTLAAQSPAPVVQGDAQQLHQVFMNLLENSLRYTDAGGQLQITAREATDASGAAQWQVQLDDSAPGVSSSELPRIFERLYRAETSRNRDHGGSGLGLAICRAIVLAHGGTLMAEKSPLGGLRITLSLPLLDNTAP, encoded by the coding sequence ATGCCCAATCGTCCCTCGCTGCCTCGGTGGCCCCGGCTGCCTCGCCTGACCCTGCACAGCAAAGCCTTCATTGCGCTGGCCGCCTTGCTGGTGGCCATGCTGCTCATCTTTGCGGGCTTCTCGCGTCTGGGCCTGCAGCGGGGGCTGGGGCCCTATGTGGCCGAGATCGAGCTGGCCCGCATGGACTGGCTGGCCGAGCGCCTGCAGGCCCACTACCTCCAGGCGGGCGGATGGAACAGCCTGCGCAACCAGCCCCTGCTGTGGGGCCGACTCAGCCACCCGGCGCCTTTCCTGCGCAGGCCAGACGTGCCGCGCAACACCGCCGAGGCCGCCGCCTCCGACAACGAGGGCCGAGGCCGCAGCACGCCCCCGCCCTCTGCGCTGCCTTCACCCTATGAAGCAGACATGGGGCTGCCGCCCGGAGGCTGGCCGTTGCCCGATGCACCCCCACCCCCAGGGCTGCCAGACATGCGCGCGTTTGACAACGACGGGCCGCTCCGCCCACCGCGCCACGCCGATGGCCTCTACCCGCGCCTGGGCCTCCTGGATGCACAAGAGCGGCTGGTGGTGGGCACCGCCCCCCAGCCCGGGGGCGCGCGCCTGGTATTGCGCGGCCACGATGGCCAGACCATTGGCCACCTGCTGCTCGCGCCGCCGCAGGGCGTGCACAGCGAGGCCGACCGGGCCTTTCTCGCGCAACACCTGGGTTTTATGGTCTGGACCGGGCTGGCGGGCCTGGCACTGGCGCTGCTGCTTTCGGGCTGGCTGGCGCGGCGCTGGCTGGCGCCGGTCGAGGCGCTGGCCAACGGCGCGCGTGGCATTGCACAAGGCCATCTGCACACCCGCGTAGCCGTGCAGGGCCACGACGAGATGGCCGAACTCGCCCGCATCTTCAACACCATGGCCGAGCAATTGGGCAGCGTCGAGGCATCGCGCCGCCAGTGGCTGGGCGATGTGGCCCACGAGCTGCGCACGCCTTTGGCCGCCATGCGCGCCGAAATCGAAGCCGTGCAAGACGGCATCCGCGCGTTTGACGACAAGACCGCCCTGCGCCTGCACCGGCAGGTGATGCGGCTGATCCAGCTGGTGGGCGACCTGCGCGCCAGCCTGGACGCTGCAGGCAACAGCGCACCATCGGCCCGTGTGCCTGTGCACCCGCTCTCGCTGCTGACCGAAGCGCTGGCGTCGATGCGCCCGCGCCTGGAACAGGCAGGCATCAGCGTAGACACGGCGGGGCTGGACACCCTGGCCGCACAGTCGCCAGCCCCCGTGGTGCAAGGTGACGCGCAACAACTGCACCAGGTGTTCATGAACCTGCTCGAAAACAGCCTGCGCTACACCGACGCAGGCGGGCAGTTGCAGATCACCGCGCGCGAGGCCACCGATGCCAGCGGTGCGGCGCAATGGCAGGTGCAGCTGGACGACAGCGCGCCCGGCGTGTCCTCGTCCGAACTGCCGCGCATTTTTGAACGCCTGTACCGGGCCGAGACCTCGCGCAACCGCGACCATGGCGGCTCGGGCCTGGGCCTGGCTATCTGCCGCGCCATCGTGCTGGCCCATGGCGGCACGCTGATGGCCGAAAAATCCCCCCTCGGCGGCCTGCGGATCACGCTCAGCCTGCCCCTTCTCGACAACACAGCACCATGA
- a CDS encoding intradiol ring-cleavage dioxygenase has protein sequence MERTAPTSRRLALSALSSLGLTSLLGCGGSGSGSDTEADASDTTTTTGTGSGSGTGTTTGAGATCSVAPDETAGPYPADGSTVSNNSYNVLTLSGIVRSDIRSSIGSSTQVGGVPLTIAITLTNASASCAPLAGYAIYLWHCTQDGNYSVYTTSNIADNHLRGVQATDTNGTVTFTTVVPGCYAGRMPHMHLEVYPSLAAASNARNAIKTTQLAFPTAVLSSIYNANAGYSASVRNLASMSFATDNVFSDGTDLEMTTVQANSDGGYAASITLSIAA, from the coding sequence ATGGAACGCACCGCCCCCACCAGCCGCCGCCTTGCGCTCAGCGCCTTGAGCTCTCTGGGCCTCACCTCCTTGCTGGGCTGCGGCGGTAGCGGTAGCGGCAGCGATACCGAAGCCGACGCCAGCGACACCACCACCACGACCGGAACTGGCTCCGGATCGGGCACAGGCACCACCACCGGCGCTGGTGCCACCTGTTCCGTGGCCCCTGACGAAACCGCAGGCCCCTACCCGGCCGATGGCTCCACGGTCAGCAACAACAGCTACAACGTGCTGACCCTGAGCGGCATCGTGCGCTCGGACATCCGCAGCTCCATCGGCTCATCCACCCAGGTCGGCGGCGTGCCGCTCACCATCGCCATCACGCTGACCAACGCCAGCGCCAGTTGCGCCCCGCTGGCGGGCTACGCCATTTACCTGTGGCACTGCACCCAGGACGGCAACTATTCGGTCTACACCACCAGCAACATTGCCGACAACCACCTGCGCGGCGTGCAGGCCACCGACACCAACGGCACCGTCACTTTCACGACCGTCGTGCCCGGCTGCTACGCCGGCCGCATGCCCCACATGCACCTGGAGGTCTACCCCAGCCTTGCAGCAGCCAGCAATGCGCGCAACGCCATCAAGACCACGCAGCTGGCCTTCCCCACGGCGGTTTTAAGCAGCATCTACAACGCCAACGCGGGCTACAGCGCCAGCGTGCGCAACCTGGCGTCCATGAGTTTTGCCACCGACAACGTGTTCAGTGACGGCACCGATCTGGAGATGACCACGGTGCAGGCCAACAGCGATGGCGGCTACGCGGCCAGCATCACCCTGTCCATCGCGGCCTGA